Proteins from one Erysipelothrix larvae genomic window:
- a CDS encoding sugar ABC transporter permease → MKSIKFKQRLTSITGHSFLTVLCTVWLLPIVWLVLQSFRGESTGPTNNIIPRQFTFDNYINLFTDTRLFNFPRWFGNTLFVAVISCVISTMLVLMTSYAFSRLRFSMREKYMKIILVIGMFPGFMSMIAIYHILKMFGLTQTLWALILVYSGGAAMGYYISKGFFDTIPKAIDESAMIDGATKSQIFWKITLPMSKPIVIYTILTSFMAPWVDFVFASIIMRDSYNNFTMAIGLYEMLKRENIGTYFTQFCAGAVVVAIPITILFIFMQKYYVSGVTGGSVKG, encoded by the coding sequence ATGAAAAGTATAAAATTCAAACAAAGACTCACATCAATTACTGGACATTCATTCCTTACGGTACTATGTACGGTGTGGTTGTTGCCGATTGTATGGCTTGTTCTACAATCCTTTAGAGGCGAATCAACTGGACCTACCAATAACATTATTCCAAGACAATTTACCTTTGATAATTACATTAACTTATTTACAGATACTCGCTTGTTTAACTTTCCGCGTTGGTTTGGAAACACATTATTTGTGGCAGTCATCTCCTGTGTTATTTCCACAATGCTTGTGTTGATGACCAGCTATGCATTCTCTCGTTTACGATTTAGTATGCGTGAGAAATACATGAAGATTATTCTTGTAATCGGGATGTTTCCAGGCTTTATGTCGATGATTGCGATTTATCATATCTTGAAAATGTTTGGACTAACACAAACACTTTGGGCATTAATCCTTGTGTATTCAGGGGGCGCTGCAATGGGGTATTACATCTCCAAAGGGTTCTTTGATACGATTCCAAAGGCAATTGATGAATCAGCGATGATTGATGGCGCAACAAAAAGTCAAATTTTCTGGAAGATTACCCTTCCAATGTCAAAACCAATCGTTATTTATACCATTCTTACATCCTTTATGGCACCATGGGTAGACTTCGTGTTTGCTTCAATCATTATGCGTGATAGTTATAATAACTTCACCATGGCGATTGGTTTGTATGAAATGTTGAAACGTGAAAATATTGGGACTTACTTTACACAATTCTGTGCCGGTGCGGTTGTGGTTGCGATTCCAATTACAATTCTCTTTATCTTCATGCAGAAATACTATGTTTCGGGAGTTACTGGAGGATCTGTTAAAGGGTGA
- a CDS encoding extracellular solute-binding protein, with the protein MFKKGFRLLAITLATFALVACGSTSSGDDKGPVTLKLWGSQDDQAFLKERVEAFKAANPDTDYTIELGVVGEPDAREQVLADLDAAADVFAFPNDQLRTLVDAGALYQITLNKDAIIAANGQGSVEASMLDDKLFAYPFSADNGYFMYYNSEIFSEEDVKSLDAMVARADAEGKRIYFDLSNGWYIASFFLGAGGELSLADGKQIVDWNNEAGLAVGEAIRTFANSQAHITGDDAALLAGLEDGSIIAAVSGTWMADDFENAFGEGYAATKLPTFTKAGEQVQLGSFGGYKLYGVKTSTEFPEEAMKLAEFLSNEESQIIRFEERATGPSNLKAAASEAVQANVALSALAAQAPYSSSQMDVIDTFWGPAEAFGTEIENGSTRPMQELLDEMVAQITK; encoded by the coding sequence ATGTTTAAGAAAGGTTTTCGCTTATTAGCGATTACACTGGCTACTTTTGCACTAGTAGCATGCGGATCTACATCAAGTGGTGATGACAAAGGTCCAGTAACTTTAAAATTATGGGGGTCACAAGATGACCAAGCGTTCTTGAAAGAACGTGTTGAAGCGTTTAAAGCTGCAAACCCAGATACAGACTATACAATCGAACTTGGTGTTGTTGGTGAACCAGACGCACGTGAACAAGTACTTGCTGACTTAGATGCAGCTGCTGACGTGTTTGCATTCCCTAATGACCAATTACGTACATTAGTTGATGCAGGTGCTCTTTACCAAATCACACTAAACAAAGATGCAATTATCGCTGCAAATGGACAAGGTTCAGTTGAAGCTTCTATGTTAGATGACAAACTATTTGCTTATCCATTCTCAGCAGATAATGGATACTTCATGTACTACAACTCAGAAATCTTCTCAGAAGAAGACGTAAAATCATTGGATGCAATGGTTGCACGTGCTGATGCTGAAGGTAAGAGAATCTACTTCGACCTATCAAATGGTTGGTATATTGCTTCATTCTTCTTAGGAGCTGGTGGAGAACTGAGCTTAGCTGATGGTAAACAAATTGTTGACTGGAATAATGAAGCAGGTCTTGCAGTTGGTGAAGCAATTCGTACATTCGCTAACTCACAAGCACACATTACTGGTGACGATGCTGCATTACTTGCAGGATTAGAAGATGGTTCAATTATTGCGGCTGTTTCTGGAACATGGATGGCTGATGACTTTGAGAACGCATTTGGTGAAGGCTATGCTGCTACTAAACTTCCAACATTTACAAAAGCTGGTGAACAAGTTCAATTAGGTAGCTTTGGTGGATATAAATTGTACGGTGTGAAAACAAGTACAGAATTCCCTGAAGAAGCAATGAAACTTGCTGAATTCTTAAGTAATGAAGAAAGCCAAATTATTCGTTTTGAAGAACGTGCTACAGGCCCTTCTAACTTAAAAGCTGCTGCAAGCGAAGCTGTACAAGCAAACGTTGCATTAAGCGCACTTGCTGCTCAAGCACCTTACTCATCAAGCCAAATGGATGTTATTGATACATTCTGGGGTCCTGCTGAAGCATTCGGTACTGAAATTGAAAACGGAAGCACACGTCCAATGCAAGAACTATTGGATGAAATGGTTGCTCAAATCACTAAGTAA
- a CDS encoding uracil-DNA glycosylase yields MIDATWERALEEVLHSQAFKDLMNFVDEAYATKTIYPPKEQLFNAFNVTPFDACKVVILGQDPYHGPNQAMGLSFSVNEGVPLPKSLANIYRELYDDLKITRLSGDLTSWAQQGVLLLNTLLSVEHGKPLSHQNKGWEVLSDAVIHTLNKREEPVIFVLWGKEAQSKAKYIDDHHILISGPHPSPLSAYRGFFGSKPFSRINQELKKMNKTPIDWS; encoded by the coding sequence ATGATTGATGCTACATGGGAAAGAGCACTTGAAGAGGTCCTTCATTCGCAAGCGTTTAAGGACTTAATGAACTTTGTTGATGAAGCTTATGCCACAAAAACGATTTACCCACCCAAGGAACAACTCTTCAATGCCTTTAACGTAACCCCCTTTGATGCATGCAAGGTCGTGATATTAGGGCAAGATCCATACCATGGACCAAACCAAGCGATGGGGTTGAGTTTTTCTGTTAATGAAGGGGTACCACTCCCTAAAAGCTTGGCGAACATCTACAGGGAACTGTATGATGATTTGAAGATTACCCGACTCAGTGGTGATTTAACCTCATGGGCTCAACAAGGGGTGTTGTTGTTGAATACACTTTTAAGTGTTGAACATGGAAAACCCTTATCCCATCAAAATAAGGGATGGGAAGTATTAAGTGATGCAGTGATTCACACACTGAATAAACGTGAAGAACCCGTGATATTTGTATTGTGGGGTAAGGAAGCGCAATCGAAAGCAAAATATATCGACGACCATCATATACTAATCAGTGGTCCACATCCTTCTCCATTAAGTGCTTATCGTGGTTTTTTTGGGTCAAAGCCCTTTTCAAGAATTAATCAAGAATTAAAGAAGATGAATAAAACACCGATTGATTGGAGCTAA
- a CDS encoding carbohydrate ABC transporter permease — protein sequence MEKLKQFFEPFKFAIKDGDSKTKLSLVVMGAGSFLRKQYVRGFTYLLIQIGFIAYMITSGLSQIAGLRTLGTVEQGQVFDEARGIYVYTQGDNSMLFLLFGVMAVLLFIAFVGVYRLSVKNAVENQQLCESKQPLISFKQDCHDLMDGKFHITVLSLPTVLVTIFTILPLIFMIFIAFTNYDINHQPPGNLFTWVGLNNFRDLVASNGIISGTFYSLLLWTLIWAFFATFLNYVLGMLVAMLINHKQIKLKKLWRTLLVVTIAVPQFVSLMLMSQLLSDNGALNGLLASWGWISEFQPIKFLTDPNIARITVIVVNVWVGIPYTMLITSGILMNVPQDMYESARIDGASAWVQFRKITLPYMLNVTTPYLITQFVGNINNFNVIFLLTGGGPLTLSYYKAGRTDLLVTWLYKLALTEKNYALASAIGIIIFMIMATLSLVVFRRTLEDGRESTFQ from the coding sequence ATGGAGAAACTTAAACAATTTTTCGAACCATTTAAGTTTGCAATAAAAGATGGCGATTCAAAAACGAAACTGTCACTGGTTGTGATGGGAGCGGGATCATTCTTGCGAAAACAATACGTAAGAGGGTTTACATATCTTTTGATTCAAATTGGATTTATCGCATATATGATAACGTCAGGTTTATCGCAAATTGCGGGTCTTCGTACCTTAGGTACGGTAGAACAAGGGCAAGTCTTTGATGAAGCACGGGGTATCTATGTCTATACTCAAGGGGATAACTCAATGTTGTTTCTTCTCTTTGGAGTTATGGCTGTACTTCTATTCATTGCATTTGTGGGTGTCTATCGCTTAAGTGTAAAAAACGCCGTTGAGAATCAGCAGTTATGTGAGTCCAAACAACCACTCATATCATTCAAACAAGATTGTCATGATTTAATGGATGGGAAGTTTCATATCACAGTACTTTCATTACCAACAGTACTTGTTACAATCTTTACGATACTACCACTGATCTTTATGATCTTTATCGCTTTTACCAATTACGATATTAACCACCAACCTCCAGGAAACTTGTTTACATGGGTTGGGCTCAATAACTTTAGAGACTTAGTTGCAAGCAATGGAATTATCTCAGGAACATTCTATTCGTTGTTACTGTGGACACTCATTTGGGCATTCTTTGCAACATTCTTAAACTATGTCTTGGGAATGCTTGTGGCGATGTTAATCAATCACAAACAAATTAAACTCAAAAAACTATGGCGTACGCTGTTGGTTGTTACCATTGCGGTACCACAATTTGTAAGTTTAATGTTGATGTCCCAACTCTTATCCGATAATGGTGCATTGAATGGATTGCTTGCATCGTGGGGTTGGATCAGTGAATTCCAACCGATCAAGTTCTTAACGGATCCTAACATTGCCCGTATTACGGTAATTGTTGTGAACGTATGGGTAGGGATTCCATATACAATGTTGATTACATCGGGAATCTTGATGAACGTACCGCAAGATATGTATGAAAGTGCACGCATTGATGGTGCATCCGCTTGGGTACAATTCAGAAAAATTACCTTGCCATATATGTTAAATGTCACAACACCGTATCTGATTACTCAGTTTGTAGGAAATATCAATAACTTCAACGTAATCTTCCTTCTCACCGGTGGTGGACCGCTAACCTTGAGTTATTATAAAGCGGGACGTACGGACTTACTTGTAACATGGCTTTATAAACTTGCACTTACTGAAAAGAACTATGCACTTGCATCTGCAATTGGGATCATAATCTTTATGATTATGGCTACGTTATCACTTGTAGTATTTAGAAGAACACTTGAAGACGGAAGGGAGAGTACATTCCAATAA
- a CDS encoding bifunctional folylpolyglutamate synthase/dihydrofolate synthase, which translates to MFDTLKEALEVLEARKNRRLGIDGLLNALPEYNNPQNALSCIHIGGTNGKGSTTDFTRSILENAGYRVGSFTSPHLIAHNDRIRINNEPIADDVLLQYINDTHAVWEKHGLSMFEIDMLISLIYYRDQKVDVCIYEVGLGGRLDATNVIIPKVSAITHVDFDHMDILGDTLEKIAFEKAGIIKQGVPMLTTEKQKSAQDVIKEVARQRHAPYLQINIPDYKVDQKSVTFKVFDTEISLVNQPIYQVENATLAAYIVKQYDPQISSDTIKSGLELTHWAGRFEEIRESVYLDGAHNMNGVTKLIESLQLLPKPWTILFTALKDKEYKTMVSLLEAQADTLIITEFNFSRAESAENLAMGHDAIVIKDKYEAIDYGLNHRNGGTFIITGSLYFISEAREYLSQQ; encoded by the coding sequence ATGTTTGATACCTTAAAAGAAGCGCTTGAAGTCTTAGAAGCGCGCAAGAATCGAAGACTGGGAATAGATGGTCTACTCAATGCATTGCCTGAATACAACAATCCTCAAAACGCACTGTCATGTATTCATATTGGGGGAACCAATGGAAAAGGTTCTACCACAGATTTTACACGAAGCATCCTTGAAAATGCAGGATACCGTGTCGGAAGTTTTACTTCACCACATTTAATCGCACACAATGATCGCATTCGGATTAATAATGAGCCTATTGCTGATGATGTGTTGCTTCAGTACATTAATGATACCCATGCAGTGTGGGAAAAACATGGACTCAGTATGTTTGAAATCGATATGCTGATTTCCCTTATTTACTACAGAGATCAAAAGGTTGATGTCTGTATTTATGAAGTGGGTTTAGGGGGGCGTTTGGATGCAACGAATGTGATCATTCCTAAAGTCAGTGCCATAACCCATGTTGATTTTGATCACATGGATATCTTAGGGGATACACTTGAAAAGATTGCCTTTGAAAAAGCTGGAATCATTAAACAAGGGGTCCCAATGCTTACCACAGAAAAACAAAAAAGTGCGCAAGATGTCATTAAGGAAGTCGCAAGACAAAGACATGCACCGTATCTTCAAATCAACATACCAGATTACAAAGTTGATCAAAAATCAGTCACCTTTAAGGTCTTTGATACAGAGATTAGTTTGGTGAATCAACCGATTTATCAAGTTGAGAATGCAACCTTAGCTGCGTATATTGTGAAACAATATGATCCCCAAATATCGAGCGATACCATTAAATCAGGGTTAGAATTAACACACTGGGCGGGGCGTTTTGAAGAGATTCGTGAATCTGTTTATCTTGATGGTGCACATAATATGAATGGTGTCACAAAGCTTATAGAGAGTCTTCAACTGCTTCCAAAACCGTGGACAATATTATTTACAGCATTAAAAGATAAAGAATATAAGACCATGGTTAGCTTGCTTGAAGCACAAGCGGATACACTCATCATTACTGAATTTAACTTTAGTCGTGCTGAATCTGCAGAGAATTTGGCGATGGGACATGATGCCATTGTGATTAAAGATAAGTATGAAGCCATTGATTATGGACTAAACCATAGAAATGGTGGCACGTTTATCATTACAGGATCGCTTTACTTTATTTCCGAAGCTCGTGAATATTTGAGTCAACAATGA
- a CDS encoding LacI family DNA-binding transcriptional regulator: MATINDVAKKAGVGVSTVSKVLNNYAYVSDTTRKKVMDAVDALDYVPNTVASALSSKQNKRIAIVVFINNKRQAIDEINMQYLFGAFNRSKEYKYELVTIFSTMFEDKNKKELIQFFKSLQVQALIVYGLHKEQPHFKEMIEEDHFLSVVVDAPIVTKRTTSVMVDHLLAQYDITKQMIDGFDGNHLRQILYLGGRQDGFVTELRLKGVLKAGQECGVDINVQFADFSERKAHDLCMKYGEKANIVVCASDLMAIGAIKALKEKDIFRPVCGYDGIKLLGYMNYRILTVCQDFFEISESAVDEAHRLFLGEEGRIKHIVYKIDRINYDDVIL; the protein is encoded by the coding sequence ATGGCAACAATTAATGATGTCGCAAAAAAAGCAGGGGTTGGGGTATCAACGGTCTCGAAAGTACTCAATAACTATGCTTATGTCAGTGATACGACGCGGAAAAAAGTAATGGATGCAGTCGACGCGCTTGACTATGTACCCAATACTGTTGCCAGTGCTTTATCATCGAAACAAAACAAACGGATTGCGATCGTTGTGTTTATCAATAATAAACGACAAGCAATCGATGAAATCAACATGCAATATCTCTTTGGGGCGTTTAATCGCTCCAAGGAGTATAAGTATGAACTCGTTACGATATTCTCGACAATGTTTGAGGATAAAAATAAAAAAGAGTTAATTCAGTTCTTCAAGTCTTTACAAGTCCAAGCATTAATCGTTTATGGACTCCATAAGGAACAACCGCATTTTAAAGAAATGATTGAAGAAGATCATTTCCTAAGTGTCGTTGTCGATGCACCGATTGTAACAAAGCGAACAACATCGGTTATGGTAGATCATTTGTTGGCACAATATGATATTACAAAACAGATGATTGATGGCTTTGATGGCAATCACTTACGTCAAATCCTGTATTTGGGAGGACGTCAAGATGGATTTGTTACAGAACTGAGACTTAAAGGTGTATTGAAAGCAGGACAAGAATGTGGCGTTGACATCAATGTTCAATTTGCGGACTTTAGTGAACGCAAAGCCCATGATTTATGCATGAAATACGGTGAGAAAGCCAATATTGTAGTCTGTGCTTCGGATTTGATGGCCATTGGCGCAATTAAAGCACTCAAAGAGAAAGATATATTTAGACCTGTCTGTGGTTATGATGGCATCAAACTACTGGGTTATATGAATTATCGCATCCTAACAGTATGTCAAGATTTCTTCGAAATCTCTGAGTCTGCTGTGGATGAAGCACATCGTCTGTTTTTGGGGGAAGAGGGACGTATAAAACACATTGTTTATAAAATTGATCGTATTAACTACGACGATGTCATACTTTAA
- a CDS encoding alpha-amylase, with the protein MNRKTLFQAFQWYVKTEDNLWVKIKEEAKHYKELGLTMIWLPPAYKGAAGSNDTGYGVYDLYDLGEFDQKGSERTKYGTKQEYLEAIQALKDEGIDVMVDVVLNHRIGADGTEEVPAKLVNSENRMEEIEEKTIEAWTQYNFEGRGDVYSDFKWNHTHFTGIDYDARDHEQGVFLFDGKEWATKVDAEYVNYDYLMGADVDFSNQEVRDELLRWIRWYKDLVKFDGVRLDAVKHIQFPFFKEALRALRGEDNTLVAVGEYWSGDLKALHNYLMDVDFSMSLFDVPLHHALQNASIEKENYDLRTIFNGTLVSNNPHYSITFVDNHDTQPGQSLESFVEHWFKPHAYALTLLRDAGTPCVFYGDLYGDPENGMEKVECLELLMKLRQTNLYGTRFDFLDDAHQIGWVYTGNDEGDGCVVVINNANQAQKRMFVGKRNAGKTFVDALNPDLVVEVDSDGTAVFSVMEKSISVYVSEER; encoded by the coding sequence ATGAACCGAAAAACATTATTCCAGGCATTTCAATGGTATGTAAAAACTGAAGATAACCTATGGGTAAAGATTAAAGAAGAAGCAAAACACTATAAAGAACTTGGACTAACAATGATATGGCTTCCCCCAGCTTATAAAGGGGCAGCAGGATCAAATGATACAGGGTATGGGGTTTATGACCTCTACGATTTAGGGGAGTTTGATCAAAAGGGGTCTGAGCGTACGAAGTATGGTACAAAGCAAGAATACCTCGAAGCAATCCAAGCACTAAAGGACGAGGGAATTGATGTGATGGTCGATGTCGTTCTGAATCACCGGATTGGGGCGGATGGTACTGAAGAAGTTCCAGCCAAGCTCGTAAATAGTGAAAATCGAATGGAAGAAATTGAAGAGAAAACGATTGAAGCGTGGACGCAATATAATTTTGAAGGGCGTGGGGATGTGTATTCTGACTTTAAGTGGAATCATACGCATTTTACGGGAATTGATTATGATGCACGTGATCATGAACAAGGTGTTTTCTTGTTTGATGGTAAAGAATGGGCGACAAAAGTGGATGCTGAGTACGTTAACTATGATTACCTAATGGGTGCGGATGTTGACTTCAGCAATCAAGAAGTGCGTGATGAGTTGTTGCGTTGGATTCGCTGGTATAAAGATCTCGTGAAATTTGATGGTGTAAGATTGGATGCGGTAAAACACATTCAATTCCCATTCTTTAAAGAAGCACTGCGTGCATTACGGGGTGAAGACAATACACTTGTAGCAGTGGGTGAATATTGGAGTGGTGATTTAAAAGCGCTTCATAATTACTTAATGGATGTGGACTTTTCAATGAGTTTATTTGATGTCCCACTGCACCATGCACTACAAAATGCCTCGATAGAGAAAGAAAACTATGATTTACGGACGATATTTAATGGTACACTTGTAAGTAATAACCCCCATTATTCAATAACCTTTGTTGATAACCATGATACACAACCTGGGCAATCTCTTGAATCCTTTGTGGAACATTGGTTTAAACCGCATGCGTATGCATTGACTCTATTAAGAGATGCGGGGACACCCTGTGTATTTTATGGTGATTTGTATGGAGATCCTGAGAATGGCATGGAGAAAGTCGAATGTTTGGAACTGTTAATGAAATTACGCCAAACAAACCTCTACGGTACCCGTTTTGATTTTCTGGATGATGCACATCAGATAGGATGGGTCTATACAGGAAACGATGAAGGGGATGGTTGTGTTGTGGTGATAAATAACGCAAACCAAGCGCAAAAGCGGATGTTTGTTGGGAAACGAAACGCAGGGAAGACGTTTGTAGATGCACTAAACCCAGATTTAGTGGTAGAAGTAGATAGTGACGGGACCGCTGTGTTCTCAGTAATGGAGAAAAGCATCTCCGTCTATGTGAGTGAGGAACGATAA
- a CDS encoding alpha-amylase family glycosyl hydrolase encodes MKRLLSLILSILLLTGCASSSDELEYVKPEINSTYYQIFVGSFSDSDGDGIGDLNGIREKLDYIQYDLGANAIWLTPIHPSPTYHKYDVVDYYGVDEDFGTMEDFDALVDEMNERGMDLILDLVLNHTSSRHPWFLKAVSAQLNGTCDQTPECDFYNFSTTPQTGFARAGNDLYFEAVFWEGMPDLNLANETVRSEIQDIVGFWMDKGIKGFRLDATTHFFAENLEKNVEFLTWFNDIVKQERSDAYLVGEAWTSGSIVNRMFASGVDSFFNFDFSQQSGDIVKSIQRGQGNALANLVVNHTDTIQSFNEGALDAVFLSNHDNNRSAGYLSVNENYQRMAASTYLLMPGNVFIYYGEEIGMKGSGIDENKRLPMVWSTSDDAFIPNPPPNATQTNTLEKGVKEQLEDKTSLLMHYQRVVCVRNMYPQISRASVKVVDLGEESIYATQMDEIIVIHNFSDDSQTVKINGIEKVTLVDGTQSHSQNELTLGGWSSVVVTITQ; translated from the coding sequence GTGAAACGACTACTTTCTCTTATTCTCAGTATCTTATTGTTGACGGGGTGTGCTTCAAGTTCTGATGAACTGGAGTATGTTAAACCCGAAATCAACAGCACCTACTATCAAATCTTTGTAGGATCATTTAGTGATAGTGATGGCGATGGTATTGGGGATTTAAACGGTATTCGTGAGAAGTTAGATTACATCCAATATGATTTGGGTGCAAATGCTATTTGGCTCACACCAATCCATCCATCCCCAACTTATCATAAATATGATGTTGTCGATTATTATGGTGTTGATGAAGATTTTGGAACAATGGAAGACTTTGATGCCTTGGTAGATGAAATGAATGAACGGGGGATGGACTTGATTCTTGATCTCGTACTTAACCATACCTCATCACGTCATCCTTGGTTTTTAAAAGCTGTTTCAGCACAGCTGAATGGCACCTGTGATCAAACACCAGAGTGTGATTTCTATAATTTCTCAACAACGCCACAAACAGGGTTCGCCCGAGCTGGCAATGATTTGTATTTTGAAGCAGTGTTTTGGGAAGGAATGCCTGACTTAAATCTTGCGAATGAAACGGTTCGGTCTGAAATTCAAGATATTGTTGGATTTTGGATGGATAAAGGCATAAAAGGCTTCCGTCTTGATGCAACAACCCATTTCTTTGCGGAAAATCTTGAAAAGAATGTTGAATTCTTAACCTGGTTTAATGATATAGTTAAACAAGAACGAAGCGATGCTTATCTTGTGGGTGAGGCATGGACTTCTGGAAGTATTGTGAATCGTATGTTTGCAAGTGGTGTGGATAGTTTCTTCAACTTTGATTTCAGTCAACAAAGTGGTGATATCGTGAAATCAATTCAAAGAGGCCAAGGAAACGCACTTGCTAATCTTGTGGTAAATCACACGGATACGATTCAATCGTTCAATGAAGGTGCCTTGGATGCAGTCTTTCTATCCAATCATGACAATAACCGCAGTGCGGGTTATTTAAGTGTGAATGAAAACTATCAACGCATGGCAGCAAGTACTTACCTTTTAATGCCAGGAAATGTCTTCATTTATTATGGAGAAGAAATTGGGATGAAGGGAAGTGGGATTGATGAAAACAAACGCTTACCGATGGTATGGAGTACCAGCGATGATGCCTTTATTCCAAATCCCCCACCCAATGCAACCCAAACCAATACGCTTGAAAAAGGGGTAAAAGAACAACTTGAAGATAAAACGTCGTTGTTGATGCATTACCAACGGGTTGTATGTGTGCGAAATATGTATCCACAAATTTCACGAGCAAGTGTTAAAGTGGTCGATTTGGGTGAAGAATCGATCTATGCGACACAAATGGATGAAATTATTGTGATTCACAACTTCTCAGATGATTCACAAACTGTTAAAATAAATGGAATAGAAAAGGTAACATTAGTGGATGGAACACAATCGCATTCTCAAAATGAGTTGACTCTGGGCGGATGGTCAAGTGTGGTTGTAACCATAACACAATAA